A stretch of the Capsicum annuum cultivar UCD-10X-F1 chromosome 8, UCD10Xv1.1, whole genome shotgun sequence genome encodes the following:
- the LOC107840618 gene encoding uncharacterized protein LOC107840618 isoform X3 — translation MNMISEELLSGIVYASDAHLAWEDLKRVLTRLIEFAYDSYTKLRSYNKMKRIGREQGSLYLTEGTTNDGKLSASVKSIHMTSSNKEQELWHMSYKAFFDSESIVFVKKVF, via the exons ATGAACATGATTTCTGAGGAGCTTCTTAGTGGAATCGTTTATGCATCTGATGCACATCTTGCTTGGGAAGATCTTAAGAGAGTTTTGACAAGGTTAATTGAGTTCGCATATGACAGTTACACAAAGTTACGATCTTACAACAAG ATGAAGCGGATTGGTAGAGAACAAGGAAGCCTGTATTTGACTGAAGGAACAACAAATGATGGGAAGTTGTCAGCAAGTGTGAAATCAATTCACATGACAAGTAGCAATAAAGAGCAGGAGCTATGGCATATGAG CTACAAAGCTTTCTTCGATTCCGAATCCATTGTCTTCGTTAAAAAG GTATTCTAA
- the LOC107840618 gene encoding uncharacterized protein LOC107840618 isoform X2 produces the protein MNMISEELLSGIVYASDAHLAWEDLKRVLTRLIEFAYDSYTKLRSYNKMKRIGREQGSLYLTEGTTNDGKLSASVKSIHMTSSNKEQELWHMSYKAFFDSESIVFVKKVWHFLLYSLFSLPLFL, from the exons ATGAACATGATTTCTGAGGAGCTTCTTAGTGGAATCGTTTATGCATCTGATGCACATCTTGCTTGGGAAGATCTTAAGAGAGTTTTGACAAGGTTAATTGAGTTCGCATATGACAGTTACACAAAGTTACGATCTTACAACAAG ATGAAGCGGATTGGTAGAGAACAAGGAAGCCTGTATTTGACTGAAGGAACAACAAATGATGGGAAGTTGTCAGCAAGTGTGAAATCAATTCACATGACAAGTAGCAATAAAGAGCAGGAGCTATGGCATATGAG CTACAAAGCTTTCTTCGATTCCGAATCCATTGTCTTCGTTAAAAAGGTATGGCATTTCCtgttatattctttattttccttGCCTCTTTTTCTCTAA
- the LOC107840618 gene encoding uncharacterized protein LOC107840618 isoform X1, whose translation MNMISEELLSGIVYASDAHLAWEDLKRVLTRLIEFAYDSYTKLRSYNKMKRIGREQGSLYLTEGTTNDGKLSASVKSIHMTSSNKEQELWHMRLGHPSFTVMKHIPKLQKHIGAALDNNCHIFPLAKQTRVQFPLSSSKTSFIF comes from the exons ATGAACATGATTTCTGAGGAGCTTCTTAGTGGAATCGTTTATGCATCTGATGCACATCTTGCTTGGGAAGATCTTAAGAGAGTTTTGACAAGGTTAATTGAGTTCGCATATGACAGTTACACAAAGTTACGATCTTACAACAAG ATGAAGCGGATTGGTAGAGAACAAGGAAGCCTGTATTTGACTGAAGGAACAACAAATGATGGGAAGTTGTCAGCAAGTGTGAAATCAATTCACATGACAAGTAGCAATAAAGAGCAGGAGCTATGGCATATGAGGTTGGGACACCCTTCTTTCACTGTTATGAAACATATTCCTAAATTACAAAAACATATAGGCGCTGCATTAGATAATAATTGCCATATTTTTCCTTTGGCAAAGCAGACTAGAGTACAATTTCCTTTGAGCAGTTCCAAAACTAGTTTCATATTTTAA